A single Macadamia integrifolia cultivar HAES 741 unplaced genomic scaffold, SCU_Mint_v3 scaffold368, whole genome shotgun sequence DNA region contains:
- the LOC122068294 gene encoding uncharacterized protein LOC122068294: MDQRMIASREHIEQMERDDTDAEIMMCMMLLMKTRDSLYTGEPIRDSKLTGRERVSEVLNGHVDRCYEQYKMERHVFLNLEALMRQRGWLEDSRYLRVDEQLAMFISIVGHNDRYRDIAEHFQRSLNTIGEHFKKLLCAFILQGQENIKPPNFSRCPKHILEKPKLYPFFKDCIGAIDGTHVSAFVPLHKQIPYRGRKGDTTWNVMCACDLDMKFTFVYAGWKGSANDCRVFNETLNNPKFEFPHPSTF, from the exons ATGGATCAAAGAATGATCGCATCTAGGGAACACATTGAACAAATGGAAAGGGATGACACTGATGCAGAAATcatgatgtgtatgatgttgttgatgaaaACACGTGATTCATTATACACTGGAGAGCCCATACGAGATAGTAAATTGACAGGACGAGAGCGAGTGAGTGAGGTTCTAAACGGACATGTAGACAGATGCTATGAACAGTATAAAATGGAGCgccatgtcttcctcaaccttgAAGCATTAATGCGACAACGTGGTTGGTTGGAAGATAGTCGATATTTAAGAGTGGATGAGCAGTTGGCAATGTTTATATCTATCGTTGGTCACAATGATAGGTATAGAGACATAGCAGAACACTTTCAGCGTTCTCTTAACACTATAGGTGAACACTTTAAGAAACTATTATGTGCTTTCATACTACAGGGACAAGAGAATATCAAACCTCCAAACTTTAGTCGTTGCCCTAAACATATTCTTGAAAAACCAAAGCTCTATCCTTTCTTCAAG GACTGCATTGGCGCGATTGATGGCACTCATGTTAGTGCTTTTGTACCTCTACACAAACAAATACCGtacagaggaaggaaaggagataCGACTtggaatgttatgtgtgcatgtgaccttgacatgaaattcacttttgtgTACGCTGGTTGGAAGGGTtctgcaaatgattgtcgagtatTCAATGAGACATTGAATAACCCTAAatttgaatttcctcatcctagtACATTCTAA